The genome window ACCAGGATACCGGCGATAAACGCCAGCCAGCGCTTGGACATGTTCTGCCCGATGACTTGGCGCAAGTTGGAGCCGTAGACCCGCAGGATGCCGGTACGGACGATGTGCGTGCCCCAGATAAGCAGGGTCACGGCGGAAAGCAGATTGAGCAAGGTCAGCATGCTCGGCCCCCCGTGTGGGTGCGCTCGAAAATGAGCGAAGGAAAGTTGCCGCGTGCCGCTCTACGTCTTGTACTTAAGCTGTAGTTGGCGAATGGGTTCGGCGCCAGCATCGCATAGCTAAAGTGGGGATTGAAATAAAACTGTCATCTGTAGGAGCGAGCTTGCTCGCGAAAAACTCAAGGACGCCGCGTTTGTTCAGATGGCACGCGTTTTTGTTGCGTTCTTCGCGAGCAAGCTCGTTCCTACAGTGATCAAGTCGGGATTATTGACCCGGGATGTCTTTGCGCAGTTTCACGGGATCCTGCTGTTTCTTCTTTTTCGCGATGGCGGTGCGCATCTTGATGTTCACCGCTTCCACCGCCAGCGAGAACGCCATGGCGAAGTAGACGTAGCCTTTTGGCACGTGCACGTCGAAGGATTCGGCGATCAGCACGGTACCCACCACCAGCAGGAACGACAGCGCCAGCATTTTCAGCGACGGGTGCTTGTCGATGAATTCGCTGATGGTGCCGGCCGCCAGCATCATCACCAGCACCGCTACGACAATCGCCGCGACCATCACCGGTACATGGGAGACCATGCCGACCGCGGTGATCACCGAGTCCAGGGAGAACACGATGTCGATGATCGCGATCTGGATGATGGTGTAGATGAACTTGCCACCGGCGCCCTTCGGCTCGTCGTGGGTTTCGTCTTCACCTTCCAGCGCGTGGTACATCTCCTGGGAGCTTTTCCACAGCAGGAACAGGCCACCGAAGAACAGGATCAGGTCGCGACCGGAGATGCCTTGGCCGAAGACCACGAACAGGTCGGCGGTCAGTTGCATTACCCAGGTGATCGACAGCAGCAACAGGATACGCGTGACCATGGCCAGGGCCAGGCCGAAGATCCGGGTGCGTGCCTGCATATGCTTGGGCATGCGGCTGACCAGGATCGAAATCATGATGATGTTATCGATGCCCAGGACGATCTCAAGGGCCGTCAGGGTGAAGAAGGCAATCCAGATTTCCGGATTGGTCAGCCATTCCATGTGTATTCCTTTGAGCGAGTGTTAAACCGCGCAAGCTGCAGCGCCGTGCGGTTGGGTGTTTGGGATTATAGAGTGCTGAACAGCGGAATAATCCCCATCAGCAAAGCGGCGACCATTATGCACAGGCATACCAGCACTGCCCACTTGAGGGTGAAGCGCTGGTGATCGCCAAATTCGATACCTGCCAAAGCGACCAGCAGGTAGGTCGAAGGTACCAGTGGGCTCAACAGGTGCACCGGTTGTCCGACGATCGATGCACGTCCCATTTCTGCAGCCGTGATGCCGTAGTGGCTGGCGGCTTCGGCGAGTACTGGCAATACGCCGTAGTAGAACGCATCGTTGGACATGAAGAAGGTAAACGGCATGCTTACCAGCGCGGTGATCACCGCCAGGTAAGGGCCCAATGCGTCAGGGATGACCGCCAGCAGGCTCTTGGACATGGCATCGACCATGCCGGTGCCCGACAGGATACCGGTGAAGATACCGGCCGCGAAAATCAGCCCCACCACCGCCAGTACGCTGCCGGAGTGCGCGGCGACGCGGTCTTTCTGCATCTGCAGGCATGGATAGTTGACGATCATCGCGATACTGAACGCCACCATGAACAGCACCGGCAGTGGCAACAGGCCGGCGATCAGTGTGCACATCAGGGCGAACGTCAGCGCGCCGTTGAACCAGATCAGTTTCGGGCGACGGGCGTCCGGGTATTGCGACACGCTGATTTCGCTGTGGTCGACTTCGTCGCCTTGCAGGTGCAATTCACCCAGGCGCGCACGTTCACGCAGGCCGTACATGTAGGCAATCACCAGGATCGCAACCACACCGGCGGCCATCGCCGGGATCATCGGCACAAAAATGTCCGACGGGTCCACATGCAGCGCGCTGGCGGCACGGGCGGTCGGGCCACCCCAAGGGGTCATGTTCATCACGCCACCGGCAAGAATGATCAGGCCGGCCATGATCCGTGGGCTCATGCCGATGCGCTGGTACAGCGGCAACATGGCGGCCACGCAGATCATGTAGGTGGTGGCGCCGTCACCGTCGAGGGACACCACCAGGGCCAGTACGGCGGTGCCGACCGAGACTTTCAGCGGGTCGCCCTTGACCATCTTGAGGATCTTGCGCACGGCCGGGTCGAACAGGCCGGAGTCGATCATCAGGGCAAAGTACAGAATGGCGAACATCAGCATCACGCCGGTGGGCGCAAGCTTGGTGATACCGGCCAGCATCATCGGGCCGATCTCGGGCGCGAAGCCACCGAACAGCGCGAACAGGATCGGCACGATGATCAGGGCGATCAGCGCGGACAGGCGCTTGGTCATGATCAGGAACATGAACGTGATGACCATGGCAAAGCCAAGGAAAGTCAGCATAGGAATACTCCAGGCGTAGCGCGGCTAGGGAATGGCGAACCGGGTGCGGTCAGCGCAGAACGAAAGGCACGAGGCGTACGGGTGGA of Pseudomonas azotoformans contains these proteins:
- a CDS encoding CitMHS family transporter, which gives rise to MLTFLGFAMVITFMFLIMTKRLSALIALIIVPILFALFGGFAPEIGPMMLAGITKLAPTGVMLMFAILYFALMIDSGLFDPAVRKILKMVKGDPLKVSVGTAVLALVVSLDGDGATTYMICVAAMLPLYQRIGMSPRIMAGLIILAGGVMNMTPWGGPTARAASALHVDPSDIFVPMIPAMAAGVVAILVIAYMYGLRERARLGELHLQGDEVDHSEISVSQYPDARRPKLIWFNGALTFALMCTLIAGLLPLPVLFMVAFSIAMIVNYPCLQMQKDRVAAHSGSVLAVVGLIFAAGIFTGILSGTGMVDAMSKSLLAVIPDALGPYLAVITALVSMPFTFFMSNDAFYYGVLPVLAEAASHYGITAAEMGRASIVGQPVHLLSPLVPSTYLLVALAGIEFGDHQRFTLKWAVLVCLCIMVAALLMGIIPLFSTL
- a CDS encoding TerC family protein, coding for MEWLTNPEIWIAFFTLTALEIVLGIDNIIMISILVSRMPKHMQARTRIFGLALAMVTRILLLLSITWVMQLTADLFVVFGQGISGRDLILFFGGLFLLWKSSQEMYHALEGEDETHDEPKGAGGKFIYTIIQIAIIDIVFSLDSVITAVGMVSHVPVMVAAIVVAVLVMMLAAGTISEFIDKHPSLKMLALSFLLVVGTVLIAESFDVHVPKGYVYFAMAFSLAVEAVNIKMRTAIAKKKKQQDPVKLRKDIPGQ